Genomic DNA from Corallococcus silvisoli:
CCAGCAGCGACTCCCAGGCCTTGAGGGCCCGCTCGGCGGAGAGCTCCTCCGCCCGCGCCAGGGCCCGCTGGCGCAGCTGCGCCCGCCAGTCCCCGTCCGTCACCACCCGGCCCAGGGCCTCCGCCATGGCCCCGTCGTTCTCCATGGGCACCAGCACGCCCGCCCGGCCCCCGTCCAGGGCCTCCGCAGGGCCCGAGGGGCAGTCCGTGCTGACGATGGGGCACCCCAGCGCCAGCGCCTCCAACAGCACCATGGGCAGCCCCTCGAAGCGGGACGACAAGGCGAAGGCCGTGGCCCGGCGCATCAGCGCATGCGGGTTGTCGGCATACCCAGGCATGAACACCGAAGCCCCCACGCCCAGTTCCTCCACCAGCGCCTTCAGGTCCGCCTCCAGCGACCCCACCCCCAGGATGAGCAGGTGGGTGTCGGAGCCAGCCGCCCGCATCCGGGCGTGCGCGCGGATGAGCACGTCGAAGGACTTCTGCGGCTCCAGCCGTCCCACCGCGATGACCACCGGCTTCTGGAACACCGGCTCCGCCCAGGCAGGCAGGGGCGCGTCCGACGCGGCGCGGATCCGCTCCGCGTCCACGAAGTTGGGGATGACCTCCAGCCGCTCCCGGTCCACGTTCACCAGCTCCGCGAAGGCCTTCGCGGAGTCGTAGCCACACGCCACGATGCGGTCCATCCCCGGGTAGAGCACCTTCAAGCCCCAGAGCTGGCGCCGCGGCTGCTCCCGGTGGAAGGCCCCCCAATCGAAGTGGACCATCCCCAACACCGGCTTGCCCAGCAGGGCCCCCGCCATCCGCGCCAGCAGGGCCGCCCGGCCCTCCTGTCCGGAGACGATGATGTCCGCCTTGCGCGCCTCGTGGAACAGCCGCCAGAGCATCCGGGGCAGCTCCCAGCGCCGGTACGCCTCCACCCCCACGCCCCAGGAGATGGGCACGTCCGAGGGGATCCGCCCGCGCGTGTCCGGCGGCGGCGGCCCGTGGTGGAAGAACAGCGAGGGTTCGAACCGCTCCCGGTCCAGGCCCGCCAGCACGTTGCACACCGAGCGCTCGATGCCGCCCGTCCCCATGAAGACGAGCGTGAACAGCACTCGCCGCCGCTCAGGGACCGAGGCCGTCATGTCTCGCCGCGCCTGCAGGTCCAATGTCTGGGATTCCCGGTAAGAAATGATTTTTATTCTCCCGCCCGGCGCGCGAGCGTCCGACGGGCCCATCCCTGGAGTTGCTCGTTGCTCAATAGCTCACGCACCTTGCGATAGGTAGCGAAGGCCGCGCGCCCCCGCCACTCTGGAGACAGTTGCAGGGCGTCGTGTTTCTGGATCTCCTGGGGCCCCCAGCGCAGCTTCGACACGTCCCTCCCCGAGGAGAGGTGCGCCACCTTCAGCCCCTGCTGGATGGCGTACTGGAGCGCCTCCGCCACGGTGGTGGTCATCACGCTGTAGTCCCCCCAGCGCGGCAGATAACCGGAATAGTAGAGATAAAGTGTGTCACCGCGGACAAAGCCGACTCGGCTGGCAACCACGGCGCCGCCAATACACAGTTGAAACACCCGCACGGCGTCCTGGCGCGCGAGCTGCTGGCAGAGGTCCGTGAGGAAACCCCGGGCCTGCTCCGAACCGAACACGTCGCGGTGCCGCACGCCCGCGTCCTCCGCCTCCGCGCGGGCCTGGTGCAGGCGGAAGAAGTCGGGCAGCGCCCCGGCGACCTCCTGGGGCGTCCGCGCGACCTGGAAGGTGAAGGACAGCCCGTCGCGCTTGAGCGAGTTGTAGCACTTGCGCAGCGACTCCTTGATGTTGCGCGAGCGCCCCGCCTTGAACGCCTCCCAGGTCGGGGCCAGCGGCAACACATACGCGGGCACCTCGCGCAGCGGCGTGAGCGGCGCCATGCGGGACAGCTCCCCCATGGCGGGCCCCTGCAGGTCCATGCCGCACCAGAGGATCCAATCCCATTCGGACGCGTGCGCGCGCAGATGCCGGGTGAGGGCCGCGTAGGCGGGGGCCTCCCATTCCGGCGCGCAGATGAGCCCGCGCAGCTCCGTGACGTTGGGGTCCGCGCCCAGGAACTGGAGCACGCGCGCGCGCACGGGGCCGGACCCCGGGCGCTCCGTGCGCATGAGCGGAGCCACCGCCCGGAGCGTCCCGTCCGCGCTCCTCACCGCGAGCACGAAGAGGTGGTCGCGCACGCTGTGGCGCTGCTCCTGGAAGTGGCGCCACCAGGTGATGTTCCACTCCCAGGTGGCGAAGGGCAGCCCCTGCCCCACCCGCTCCGCCAGCGCCCGCCACTCCGGGCCCAGCGCGTGGAACCCCTCCACCGTGTCCACCTGTTGGACGAAGAGGCGCATCAGAGCCACCGCAGGACGGTACGGGTGGCGAGCTTGAGCGCGGTGTGCTCCACCGCGCCCCACTCCCGCCGGTAGCGTTCGTGGATGAGCCGGTAGGCGCTCATGGCCTTGCTGGCGTCGCGCTCGTTGTGCATCAGCGAGGGCGCGCCGGTCCGGTACTCCAGCACCGCGCGGTCCAGGAACACGGCGCCCGCGCGGCGGATGGCGCGCAGGTAGAAGTCCACGTCCTCCACCAGCGGCAGCCGCGTGTCGTAGCCGCCCAGCTCGGGCAACAGCTCCCGGCGGATGAGGCACGCGGAGTTCACCAGCACCGTGGGCCGGAACAGCATGTTCGCCACCATCCAGCGCCGCGACCCCAGCCGCTGCGCGACGCGGGCCCTGCGCGCCGCGTCCTCGAAGTACGCCGTCTGCCGGGCCAGCACCGCGGGGTCGTCCCCGAAGGGCTCCACCCGTCCGAAGGCCACGCCCCGCTCCGGGCGCGCGTCGAGCGCCCGCGCGAGCGCCTGGTAGGCGCCCGGGGCCACGCGGTCGTCGTCGTCCAGGAAGTGCAGGTAGCGGCCGGTGGCGCCGGGCCAGCCCTCGTTGCGCACCGTGGCGGGGTTGCCGCCGGTGGGCACGTCGCGCTTCACGTACCGCACGCGCGCGTCCCCCAGCGCGAGGACCGCCTCTCGCGCGGAGCCCTCCGGGCTGTCGTCCAGCACCTGGACCTCCACGCGCACGCCGTCCTGCGACAGCGCGCTCCGCACCGCCTCCACCACGAGCGCGGGACGGCGGAAGGTGGGCACCACCACGGAGACATCGGGCGTCATGTCAGCACCTCCAGCCACGGCACCCCCGGTGCGCCATGTGGGGCGGGACTCGGCCTTCACTGCTTGGTGAATCAACAACCCGGGGGGGACTGCTGCCGGGAACCGGACGCTGGGTATAGGCTCACAATCCATCCTCGTGAAGAAACCCATCCGTCCCCCTCCCCTCCGGCTTCTCGCGTTCGCCCTGCTGGGGGCGCTCGCGGTGGTGGCCGTCATCGCGTTGCGCAACGTCCGCACCGCGCGCGCCGTGATGCACCCCGTGCGCCAGTCGCTGAGGCCGCTCGACGCCGGGATGCTCGCGGAGCGCACGGACGTGGCGCTGCGCACGCGCGATGGCTTGACGCTGCGCGGCTGGTACCTGCCTTCGCGCAACCGCGCGGCGGTGGCGGTGATGCACGGCTTCGCGGAGAACCGCACGCAGATGCTCTTCGAAGCGGACGTGCTCTCTCGCGCGGGCTACGGCGTGCTGCTCTTCGACTCGCGCGGCCACGGCGAGAGCGAGGGCGACCTGGTGACCTGGGGCGACCGCGAGCGCGAGGACCTGCGCGCGGCGGTGGATTTCCTCTCGCACCGCGACGACGTGGACCCCTCCCGGCTGGGCGTGCTGGGCTTCTCCATGGGCGGCACCACCGCGATGCTGGGGGCGCTGGACGACCCACGGCTCAAGGCGGTGGCCGCCGCGGGCGCGTACCCGTCGCTGGAGGCGGACACGCGCTACAGCTACGGCAAGTGGGGCCCGCTGAGCGTGCAGCCGGTGCTGTGGACCCTGCGCCTGTCCGGCGTGGACGTGGACGCGGTGGACCCCATGAAGCGCCTGTGTGATTTGAAGGGCCGGCCGCTGCTGTTGATCAACGGCGACGTGGATCCGTACGCGCCCGCGTTCCTCCAGGACGCACTGTTCCAGGCCGCGTGCGAACCCAAGTCGTACTGGGTGGTGCCCGGCGCGCACCACGGCGAGTACGCGAAGAAGGCCCCGGAGGCGTACGCGCACCACCTGCGCGACTTCTTCGACGCGGCGCTGCTCGGCGGCGCCTGACGGCCCCTGCGTCCGACCGCGTCAGGACGTGTCAGGACGCGCCCGACGGCTCCGGCGGTGCTTCGGGCGCGGCACGCCATTCCGGCGGCGCGTCCAGCGCGGGCCGGCCCTCCAGCAGCTCGTGAGGACGGAAGCCGGCCTTGTAGCGCAAGGAGTCGCACGCCAGCACGCGGTAGCCCAGGTAGACGTATGGGATGCCCCGCTCGCGCGCCAGCTCCACCTGGAACAGGACGCTCGCCTTGCCCAGCGACAGCCGCGCGTAGGCGGGGTCGTAGAAGAAGTACACCGCGCTCCACGCGCGCGGCGTCTCGTCGCACAGGCCCAGGCCCACGAGCTTCGGGCCGGCCGGGTCGCTGTCGTCGTACCAGGCCACCTCGCGCGCGGACGGGTGCGGGAAGGCGAACTGGAGCGAGTACTCCCGCGCGCCCAGCTCGGACGCATCCCAGTCGCGCGCCGTCTCCCGCTCCGCGTGCCACGCGCGGTACAGGGCCAGGCGCTCCTCGTCCACGCGCGGCGGCCCCACCTCCACGCGCAGGTGCGCGCACGCCGCGCGGGCCCGGCGCTGGCTGCGGTTGGGCGTGAAGCCCGCCACCGGCACGCGCAGCGACACGCACTCCTGGCACGCCGCGCACGCGGGCCGGAAGTACTGCGGCCCGAACCGCCTCCAGCCGCGCACGAGCAGGTGCTCGTACTCCTGGGCCGTCACGTCGCGCATCAACAGCGTCTCCAGGGACGCCTCCCGCTCCGGCAGGTAGCTGCACGGACGCGGGTTCTCGATTTCATGTGCCAGCAGGACGGCCATCGGTGTTCCCTTCCTGTCGGCCCCAGGGCTTCGCGTCAAGCCATGCCTGCCCGTCCGGCGACCCACCCTCCGTCGAAACCGACCCGGATGGCCGGGCCTGTTCGTATCCGAAGGTGGCACAACGACTGCAAGCCCTGGCTCGTCGCCGTAGCGCTTGCGCGAAGGGATGGACGCCCATGGCCCGCGAGGAGCTGCACCCCGGATGGCCGCTGATGGAACCCGAGGAGGCGGACGGCCCCCTCTACAGCGGCGCGTTCCTCGACGAGGACGGCCCGGCCCCCTGCTCCGCCGCAGGGGACGTGGCGGAGGAACCCCACACGTTCGACTTCGCCATCGCCAGCTTCTGAAGCACCGCGGGCGGCCGGCCACGGTGTGGCAAGTCTGTCGCGCCTGCCCTGTAAACCGTGCCGTTCTTGCAGTCGACGGAGCGCGTCCGCTTCCTCGAGCAGCGGGCGGGTGAAGCCGGACACAGGGGGGACCTGGGGCGGAATGCCCCCGTGGCGAAATGCCCCGGACACGGGGTGTCGCGGGCTGGCTTCTCAGTCGTGGGGCGCCACCGGTATAAGTCCGGGGCATATGTCCTCAATCGATGTCTCGGTGGTGATGCCGACGTACAAGCGCGAGAAGGAAGTGGTGGAGGCCATCCACTCCGCGCTGCGTCAGGAAGGCGTCCAGGTGGAGGTGCTGGTCCTGGACGACTCGGCCGAGGGCACGGCGCGCGACGCGGTGCAGGGCATGGGCGACGCGCGCGTGCGCTACTTCAAGCAGGAGGTGCCGTCGAAGGGCCGGCCCGCGCTGGTGCGCAACCACGGCGCCACGCTGGCCCGGGGCCGCTACCTGCACTTCCTGGACGACGACGACCTGCTGGCGGAGGGCGCGCTCAAGTCGATGGTCACGGCGCTGGACGCGCGGCCGGACGCGGGCGTGGCGGTGGGCTGGGTGGTGCCCTTCAGCGAGGACCCCGAGTGGCTGGAGGACAAGAGCACCTACTTCGAGCGGGTCGCGAAGGTGGGGGCCACCACGCCCAACAGCGCCTGGACGGTGGCGCACATCCTGTTCCTGGGCACGCTGTACGTGAACTCCGCGTGCATGGTGCGCCGCGAGTACTTCCAGCCGCTGGGCGGGTTCGATCCGAACATCCCCGTCTACGAGGACGTGGACTTCTACCTGCGCGGCATCCGCCGCTACGGCCACGTCTACGTCAACCGGCCCATCCTCAACTACCGCGTGGGCAAGCCGTCGCTGATGCACGACCTGGGCAAGAAGGGCGAGAAGGTGGAGAAGTCCGTGGCGGAGTCCAACGCCATCATCCACAACAAGTACCGGCGCGAACACGGTGAGCTGGAGTACCGCCTGCTCCAGCTGGCCACGCGCGCGCTGAAGGGCCGCTTCGGCCTGACGCGCTTCCTCCCCCTCAAGCTGCCTGACGCTTCCTGAAAGGGCCCCACCCCGTGAGCCTGCGCCGTCGTCTCGTTGGAACCGCCAAGCGGCAGCTGAAGCAGACCCTGGGGCCCGTGGTGCAACGCGCGATGGCCCCCGCGCGCGCCTCCCTCCCCCCGGGGACGTGGGAGCTGGAGTCGCGCGCCGGCCAGGGGCTGTTCCTGGAGGGCGTGTCGCTGTCGAAGCTGGCGCGGGAGCACGGCTCGCCGCTGCACGTGGTGCACCTGGCCGCGCTGCACCGCAACGCGGACGCGTTCCAGGCGGTGCCCCCGGGGGCGGCCGGCGGCTGCGAGGTGTACTACTCGTACAAGACGAACCCCGTGCCGGGCGTGCTGTCCGCGCTGCACGCGCGGGGCGTGGGCGCGGAGGTGATCTCCGCCTACGAGCTGTGGCTCGCGCTCAAGCTGGGCGTGGCGCCGGAGCGCATCGTCTACAACGGCCCGGTGAAGTCGGACGCGTCCATCCGCGAGTCCATCACCCGGGGCATCGGCCTGCTGGCGGCCAACCACCGCGAGGAGCTGGACGTGTTCGCGCGCCACGCGGCGGAGCTGGGCAAGCGCCCCCGCGTCGCGGTGCGCGTGACGACCGCCTCCGGCTGGACGTCGCAGTTCGGCACGCCCATCGCGGGAGGACAGGCGCTCGCGGCGTACCGCCAGGCGCTGGCGGCGGGGACGCTGGACGTCGTGGGCCTGCACGCGCACCGGGGTGAGCTCATCCGCACGGAGGCGGAGCTGGAGGCCTTCGTCGCCTCCGTGCTGGACTTCGCGGACGAGCTGCACCGGGAGCTGGGGCTGGACCTGGAGGTGCTGGACCTGGGCGGCAGCCTCTGCACGCCGACGGTGGAGCACATCGAGCAGCGGGACTGGCGGCTCAACCTCACCTTCCAGCGCGACCTGCCCGCGCCGGACTTCGCGGCGGCGCTCTCCATCGAGCGGTACGTGGCCAAGGTGGTGGCCCAGGTGGAGTCGCACTACGCGAAGCAGGGCCGCAAGCGGCCGCGCATCTTCCTGGAGCCGGGCCGGGCGATGACGGGCAACACCCAGCTGCTGCTGGGCCGCGTGCACGCGATCAAGGAGGGCGGCGAGCGGATGTGGGCGGTGCTCGACATGGGCATCAACCACGCGGAGTGCGTGCGCAACGAATACCACCAGCTCTTCCACGTGGAGCGGCCGGACGCGCCGGCGCACCGGGCGTACACGGTGGTGGGCCCCATCTGCACCCCGGCCGACACGCTGTACCACGCGGTGCGGCTGCCGGAGCTGAAGGTGGGTGACACGCTGGCCATCATGGACGCGGGCGCGTACTTCGTGCCCTTCGGCACCTCCTTCTCCTTTCCGCAACCGGCCATCGTGGGCCTGGAGGGCGGGCAGGTGCGCCTGCTGCGCCGGGCGGAGACGCACGAGGACCTGATCACCTTCGACGACCCGGGCTCCGCGGCCCCGCGCACGGCCGCCGCCGGCTAGCTAGCGGTTGAGGACCATCATCCGCAGGAAGGCGCGGGGGTGGCGCGCGGCCCCGTAGGAGATGGTGGCCAGCTCCACCGCCGCGGGCATCATGTCGTCCCGGTCGATGAGCGGATCCACCGCCTTCGCCTTGTGGAGGTTGAACCACTCCCGCCACTGCCGGGCCTCGTGCGCCGGCAGCGCGCCGGACAGCCGCTGGAGGTTGAGCAGCATCTCCAGCGCGATGCGGTTGCAGAACACCGCGTCGTCATGCGCGGAGCAGGCCTCGCGCGCGTCCTCCACGGCGCGGGTGAGCGCGTCCCGGTCCCCCGTGGCGGCGTGGTACGCGAGCAGCGGCAGGGGCAGCCCCCGCGCGATGTCGAAGCCCATCTGCCCGTAGAAGCGCGGGTTGAAGTCGATCAGGAGGTAGGAGTCCTTCGTCTGGATGAACTCCACCTCGAAGACGCCGTGGTAGCCCAGCCGCTTGCACAGCCGGGTGAGGCCCGCGACGAGGTCCGGGCGCAGCGGCGCGGACTCGAAGCAGACGCCCACGCCCAGGCGGCGCGGACGCTGGAGGACCTTCATCGCGGCGCGGGCTTCGAACAGCTCACCGGATTCGTCCACGAAGCCGGAGAGGCTGTAGATGCCCTCCGCGGCCTCCGGGTGGAACTCCTGCACCATGGGGTTCACCACGGCGGGGTCGAACTTCACGAGCATGGGCGCGTAGGTGTCTCGCGCGAACTCGCGGTACTCGCGCGCCAGGTCGTCCGGGGACGCCACCGGCTGGCCCTTGCGGTGGGTGGCGTGGAGGATCTGCGTCGTGGGCTTGAGCAGCACCGGGAAGTTCGCCTCGCGGCGCACCTGCTCCAGGTCCTCCTCGGACTGGGGGAACCAGGTGCGCGGCAGGTGCAGCCCCACCTCCGTGCCCACCTCGTAGAGGCGGCGCTTGTTGAGCAGGCCGTACACCGCGTCCACGCCCGGGTCGTAGAGGTGGAAGAGGTCCTCCAGCTTGGAGCGGTGCGCGGAGATGAGCCACGCCAGCTCGTCGCTCGTCGGGTAGAGCACGTGCTTGACGGGTTCGCGCAGGCCGAAGTCCACCAGCCACTGGAGGAAGGCCTCCGGCTGCGACTCCGGCGGACACTGCACCCGGCGACTGACGAAGCGTGAGTAGCTCGCGGGCCCCAAGCGGCCGGTGTCCGCCACCGTCACGTCCACCCCATGACGGCCCAGACACCGCGCCGCGGCCAGGGTGCCGTAGAAGTTGGCGGAGAACAGCAACGCGGGGGGACGGGCCGCGATGACGGCCGCGGGGGCCTCATCGGAGTAAGCGGCCTCTTCCATCTCATGCTCCAGGTTCGCGGGGTCGGCCTCGCGGCGGGGCCGCGCGGAAGGACGACGGGAATGGCGGTCGGGGCGCTGCGCGAGGCGGCCTCCCCCGAGATCAGGGGTGGACGGGCCGGCGACCGAGGTGCTGGCCATCAGCCCCGCGGCGAGAAGCGTCAGAAGGTGCCTGTTCATGTCGAGCCGTCTGAGTCCGGAGGGTCGGGACCCCACCGGAAACCCAATTCCCGGCAGGATACCTTTTCCCGCTGCGCTTGCGACGGTCTCCCCAGACGATTGCGCGCCCAGGGGCGGGGCTGACTTCAGGGGGCGATCCCCCCGGGAGGCCGCCAGCACAGGCCGCCCCGGGGCAGCAGCCAGGCGTCGGGCGTGACACCCGGCGTCGTGCGCGCCAGCCGGAGGACGGATTCGGCGAACGCCTCCGGTGGCGCGGAATGGCCGGCGGCGCGCGCCGCCTTCCATGCCGCATCCCAGGCCTGGAAGAAGGCGTGGATCGGCTCGCCGGGGCGGACGCGGCGGCGCAGGTCCCGGGGCAGCCAGTCGCGAAGAAGCAGCGGCGCGAAGCCCCGGGAGAAGTCGGTGTGAAACAGCAGGCCCTCGCGCACGGGCGCGTCGTCCCCGGCCACCCGACGCAGCAGGTGGGCCACCAGCACCGCCCCCTCCGTGTCGGAGCTCCCCTCCACCAGCAGTCCCCCGGGCAGCAGCGCCCGCGCCATCGCGCGGTGGGCCTCTGGGATGCGCTCCTGCGGGCCCTGGCGCAGCAGGTTCATGGCGCGCACCAGCCGCGCGGGTTCATCCGGGGCCAGGGGCAGCGCGAAGCCGCCCTCGCGGAAGTGCGTGCGGGGAGCCGCGTGGGCGCGCGCGGCCGCGGCGGCGCGCTCGGGGTCCAGCTCCACGCCGACGACGGGCAGGCCCGGGTTGAGCGCGCGGAAGGCCACGGCGCTCTCCAGCGTGGTCCAGGGATGCTCGCCGAAGCCCACGTCCACGAAGGCGGCCCGGGCCCAGGCGTCGTCGTTCCGGGAGAGGAGCTCGGACTCGAAGTGGCACAGGTACGCATCCAGCGCGCGCAGGCGTCCGGGAGCCGTCCGTCCCCGCGTGCGGATGTCCAGGTCGGCGTCCATCGCTCCGACATGGGGGAGCGGGGCCTGGAACGTCAAGGCCGGAAGCGGCATGACACGCTGGAGCAAGGGACCCTCGGCCTTTCACCGCCGGCCCCAGGGAGCAGGCGCCTGCCTTCACCCAGCACGGCCCCCCTGCTCCATCTCAGGTGATTTTCGTCGCGCTCGCGGTGCTCCTAGAATCTGGCTTTCCGTGAGCGCTCCGTCCGCCCGCTGCCCCCGCTGTAGCGCGCCCCGAACCACCGGGCCCGAGTGCCCGGCCTGCGGCGTCATCTACCTGCGCGCGGAGGCACGCGCGGCCGCCCAGCAGGCCGAGGCCCGCGACCGCGAGGCCCGCGACGCGGCCCTGCGCGAGGCGGAGGACCAACGGCTCGCGCTGCGCGAGGCGCTGGAGGCCCACGCGGTTCCCTCGTTCGTGCCGCCCCACGTGGAGGCGATGCCGGCGCCCGCGACGCCGGAGCTCCCCTTCGACGACCGCGACGGCGCCGAAGCGCGGTTCGAGGCGTGGCTGCGAGTGGGCGTCCTGCCCGCGGCGCTCGTCGTCGCCCTCCTCGCGGTCCGTTCGCCTGGCTTCCACGCGTTGCTGCGCATCTTCCTCACGATGCCGGTGCACGAGCTGGGGCACGCCGTCACGGCGTGGTTCTGCGGCTTCAGCGCCACGCCCACGCTCTGGGTGACGCACATGTCCGAGGACCGGTCGGTCTTCATGATCCTCGTGATGGCGGCCCTGTCCTGCGCGCTGGCGTGGCGGGGTTGGAAGCGCCGCCACTGGAGCTGGGTGGGCGTGGGCGGGGTGCTGCTCGGGTTCCAGGCGGTGTGCACGTTCGGGCTCACCCACGCCCAGGCCAAGGCCCTCACCTTCTTTGGCGGAGACGCGGGCCTGATGGTGCTGGGCACGCTGCTGATGGCGACGTTCTACGTGCCCGAGCGCCACTACCTGCGCCAGCAGGCGCTGCGCTGGGGCTTCGTCGTCATCGGCGCGGCGGCGTTCATGGACGGCTTCGAGCAGTGGTGGGGGGCACGCACCGACGCGGACCGCATCCCCTTCGGCCGCATCGAGGGCGTGGGCCTGAGCGACCCGAGCACCCTGGTGGACCTCTACGGCTGGAACGTGAGCCGCGTCATCCACTGGAACGTGAACGTGGGCCTCGCCTGCCTCGCCGCCCTGGGCTCGCTCTACCTGGCCGCCCTCTGGCGCGCGCGCGACGTGCTGCGAGGCGGCTGAAGCGCGGGCTCGCGCCAGTCGCCGAAGGGCCACTCGAAGCCCGGCGTGCGGGACACCTCCGGCTTCCGCTTCCCGCGCCAGCGCAGCGCCTCGCCGGGGCGCAGCAGGAGCGCCTCCGGTCCTTCGCCCCGCTCCTCGCGCACCTGGGCCAGCCGCTCCGGATACGGATCCGCGTCCGGATTCTCATCCATGGCGCTGGCGCCCGCGACGGGCTCGCCCGGATAGCCGGCGTAGCGGGGGCCCATGCCCTCGCGCCAGTACCAGGGGGCGCCGCCATCCGCGCAGGGCACGACATAGCGAGCGCCCAGCAGCTGTCCGTAGCGCAGCGCCTCCTCCGGTCCCGCCATCAGCCGCTGCGGCGTGGTGAGGGCGTCGCGGGGCACGTTGACGAGGAACGCATCCAACGTCGTGAAGCCGAAGAAGATGGGCGGCAGCCGGAAGCCGCGCACGCCGCAGAAGAGCACGTCCACCGGGCCCTGCTGCTTGCGCACCCGGCGGCACACCGCGTCCATGTCCCCTCGCACGTCATGGCCGGCGTCCGCGAAGAAGGCCGCGGAGAAGTCCGGCGAGCGCACCAGCCACGTGTTGCCCTCGTTGAAGAGGTCCGGGTGGGGCCCCTCGCCGTCCGTGGGCTGCTCGCCGTGGAACGGCAGCGCGTGCACCGTCACGTCGCCCACCTGCCGCTGCTCGCCCCAGCGCAGGGCCTCCACGCGCGAGAACCCCAGTTGGGCCAGCCGCAGCGCGCAGTCCGTGGAGAAGAGGCTCTCTCGCGCCACCGCCGGCACGAAGATGCGGGTGTCGCGCGGCAGGGGCAGCAAAGAGCCCAGGTGGAAGTGGTCCCCGTGTGAGTGGGTGATGACCACCGCGTCCACCCGCCCCAGGTCCCCTGCCTGCAACGGCGCGTAGCCGGGCAGGTCCACGTCGCCCGCGGGACGGAAGTAGGGATCCACCAGCACGCGCCCCTCCCTGCCCGAGACCAGCACCGTGTTGTGTCCCACGAAGAGGGCGCCCGGCGCGGGCACCCGCACCGGCCCCGCGTGACGCGTGAGCCATCCGGCCTGCGACAGGTCGCCGAGCAGCTCGCCCACCACCGGCGCGGAGGCCAGGACCCGGAGCTCCTCGCGCGTGGCGCCCCGGGCGAGCGCGGCGAACAGGTCCGCCACCGCCGGCCAGTCCTTCGCGCGCACCGGCACATCCAGGCCCAGCGACTCCTGGCGCAGGTGCAGGACGCGCGGACGGTGGCGCAGCGGATCCGGGAAGAGGACGTCCTCGCGCAGCACGCGCCGCCCCATGCGCCGCTTCGTGCCCTGGCAGAGCGCGGCGTAGCGGGGCGTCTGCTCCAGCCAGCGGATCAGCGCCTGGGCCTCGCGCAGCGCGCCCTCCCGCCCGAGCGCGGCGATGTGGCGCTTCAGCGGCAGTTGCGCGCGGCGCACCGGACGCGCGGTGGGCCCCTGGATGCTGCATCCCAGGTCCTCGTGATGGTCGGCCTCCGTGCGGGCGGAGGCGAGGACGGCCAGGCTGACGCCGCGGTGCAGGGTGAGTCGCATGCGGTGCGACGTCGCACGGAGCACCGGCCTTCGCAAGGGGACTCCACGGGCGACCGGCCGCCGGGCCGCTCGCGCTCGGCGATGGGACGACCCGAGTTGTCGGCTCCCGGCGGGGCCGGTACCCTCGTCCGCACCCATGGCCCACCCCGCCGCGCCGCTCCCCCCGGAGCCCTCCGCCCCCCTGTCCTCCGTGCCCGACGCCGTCACGCCGCGCTTCCGCTTCCTGCCCGCGGTGGACACCTGGAAGTACCACCTGCTGCTCGCCACGGTGGCCATCTTCATCCTGGGCCCGCTGGGAGGCGTGGCCGCGTCGTACATGAACTTCAGCCTGGGCTTCTTCGTCGCCAGCCAGGTGCTCTCCGGCATCCTCGGCAGCGTCGTCACCTACGGCTACGGCGCGGAGGGCAAGCACGGCGCCAACTACATGCAGACGATGGCCGCGTCGGTGGCCTCGCTGTGCGCCATGTCCGTGCTCATCCAGGCCATGGTGTGGCTGGGCATGCCCCAGCCTCCCGCGTGGCAGCTGATGCTCTTCGTCGGGTGCGTGGGCATGTTCGGCGTGGGCGTGGGCATGCTCTACACGCCGCTGCTCGTGGACAAGCTCCAGCTGGACTACCCGTCCGGCTACGCGGTGGCCAACATCCTGCGCGCGCTCACGGACAAGCGCCTGCTCAAGGCCTCCATCGCGAAGCTGGGCGGCGGCACCGGCCTGGGCATCCTGGCCGCGTGGCTCACGGAGAAGGTGGCCGCGGTCGCCGCGCTCAGCGTGAGCAGCTCCACGGTGGGCGCGGGCATGGTGGTGGGCAGCCGCATCACCGT
This window encodes:
- a CDS encoding glycosyltransferase, producing the protein MTASVPERRRVLFTLVFMGTGGIERSVCNVLAGLDRERFEPSLFFHHGPPPPDTRGRIPSDVPISWGVGVEAYRRWELPRMLWRLFHEARKADIIVSGQEGRAALLARMAGALLGKPVLGMVHFDWGAFHREQPRRQLWGLKVLYPGMDRIVACGYDSAKAFAELVNVDRERLEVIPNFVDAERIRAASDAPLPAWAEPVFQKPVVIAVGRLEPQKSFDVLIRAHARMRAAGSDTHLLILGVGSLEADLKALVEELGVGASVFMPGYADNPHALMRRATAFALSSRFEGLPMVLLEALALGCPIVSTDCPSGPAEALDGGRAGVLVPMENDGAMAEALGRVVTDGDWRAQLRQRALARAEELSAERALKAWESLLAEV
- a CDS encoding GNAT family N-acetyltransferase, which translates into the protein MRLFVQQVDTVEGFHALGPEWRALAERVGQGLPFATWEWNITWWRHFQEQRHSVRDHLFVLAVRSADGTLRAVAPLMRTERPGSGPVRARVLQFLGADPNVTELRGLICAPEWEAPAYAALTRHLRAHASEWDWILWCGMDLQGPAMGELSRMAPLTPLREVPAYVLPLAPTWEAFKAGRSRNIKESLRKCYNSLKRDGLSFTFQVARTPQEVAGALPDFFRLHQARAEAEDAGVRHRDVFGSEQARGFLTDLCQQLARQDAVRVFQLCIGGAVVASRVGFVRGDTLYLYYSGYLPRWGDYSVMTTTVAEALQYAIQQGLKVAHLSSGRDVSKLRWGPQEIQKHDALQLSPEWRGRAAFATYRKVRELLSNEQLQGWARRTLARRAGE
- a CDS encoding glycosyltransferase family 2 protein yields the protein MTPDVSVVVPTFRRPALVVEAVRSALSQDGVRVEVQVLDDSPEGSAREAVLALGDARVRYVKRDVPTGGNPATVRNEGWPGATGRYLHFLDDDDRVAPGAYQALARALDARPERGVAFGRVEPFGDDPAVLARQTAYFEDAARRARVAQRLGSRRWMVANMLFRPTVLVNSACLIRRELLPELGGYDTRLPLVEDVDFYLRAIRRAGAVFLDRAVLEYRTGAPSLMHNERDASKAMSAYRLIHERYRREWGAVEHTALKLATRTVLRWL
- a CDS encoding alpha/beta hydrolase — its product is MKKPIRPPPLRLLAFALLGALAVVAVIALRNVRTARAVMHPVRQSLRPLDAGMLAERTDVALRTRDGLTLRGWYLPSRNRAAVAVMHGFAENRTQMLFEADVLSRAGYGVLLFDSRGHGESEGDLVTWGDREREDLRAAVDFLSHRDDVDPSRLGVLGFSMGGTTAMLGALDDPRLKAVAAAGAYPSLEADTRYSYGKWGPLSVQPVLWTLRLSGVDVDAVDPMKRLCDLKGRPLLLINGDVDPYAPAFLQDALFQAACEPKSYWVVPGAHHGEYAKKAPEAYAHHLRDFFDAALLGGA
- a CDS encoding arginyltransferase — encoded protein: MAVLLAHEIENPRPCSYLPEREASLETLLMRDVTAQEYEHLLVRGWRRFGPQYFRPACAACQECVSLRVPVAGFTPNRSQRRARAACAHLRVEVGPPRVDEERLALYRAWHAERETARDWDASELGAREYSLQFAFPHPSAREVAWYDDSDPAGPKLVGLGLCDETPRAWSAVYFFYDPAYARLSLGKASVLFQVELARERGIPYVYLGYRVLACDSLRYKAGFRPHELLEGRPALDAPPEWRAAPEAPPEPSGAS
- a CDS encoding glycosyltransferase family 2 protein, with translation MSSIDVSVVMPTYKREKEVVEAIHSALRQEGVQVEVLVLDDSAEGTARDAVQGMGDARVRYFKQEVPSKGRPALVRNHGATLARGRYLHFLDDDDLLAEGALKSMVTALDARPDAGVAVGWVVPFSEDPEWLEDKSTYFERVAKVGATTPNSAWTVAHILFLGTLYVNSACMVRREYFQPLGGFDPNIPVYEDVDFYLRGIRRYGHVYVNRPILNYRVGKPSLMHDLGKKGEKVEKSVAESNAIIHNKYRREHGELEYRLLQLATRALKGRFGLTRFLPLKLPDAS